The DNA sequence CCCCGATGATGCCGGGTGTCGCCCCGACGCCACCGCCGCCGGGCGCACTAGTGTCGCCCGGTGTGACGACGAGCGCCCGCACCCCCACGCCCGGTGCCGACCCCGCCACCGTCGGCGCGTGGCTGTCCACGGCCCTCCGCGACGAACGGTGGCGCGAGGCGCGGCTCACCCCGATCGGCGCCGGGCGGTCCAACCTGACCTACCGGGTCTCCTCCCCCGCCGGTGCGGTCGTGCTGCGTCGCCCGCCGGTCGGCGCGGTCGCCGCGACCGCCCACGACATGGGCCGCGAGCAGCGGGTGATCTCCGCGCTGGGGCCGAGCGCCGTGCCCGTCCCCGCGGTGCTGGCCGCCGACGACGGTGACGTGCTCGGCGCCCCCTGCTTCGTGATGGAGCTCGTCGACGGCGTCGTGCCGCTCGACGGCCTGCCCGAGGACTGGGCGGCCACGGAGCAGCAGCGCCGCGCCGCGGGCGAGGAGCTGGTGGACGTGCTGGCCGCGCTGCACGCCGTCGACCCGGCCGCGGCGGGCCTGGGCGACTTCGGTCGTCCGGAGGGCTTCATGGAGCGCCAGATCCGGCGCTGGGGCACGCAGTGGGCCGCCGCCCGCGACGGCGACGACCCCGTCCCGGTGGACGCGGAGGTCGAGTCCGAGCTCACCCGGCTCTCCGACCGGCTGGCCGCCGACGTGCCGGCCGCGCAGCGCCACACCGTGGTGCACGGCGACTACCGGCTCGACAACTGCGTCTTCGACGCCGGGGACCCCGGCCGCATCCGCGCGGTCCTGGACTGGGAGATGTCCACCCTCGGCGACCCGCTGGCCGACCTCGGGCTGCTGCTCGTCTACTGGAAGCAGGACGGCGACGCCACCGTCTGGTCCTCCGCCCAGCCGCTGGCGAGCCCGACCGGCCTGCCCGGCTTCCCGACGCGGCGCGAGCTCGTCGAGGGCTACACCGCGCGCACCGGCCTCGACGCCGGACCGCTGCCCTGGTACGTCGGGTTCGGCGCGTTCAAGCTGGCCGTCGTGCTCGCGGGGATCCTGGCGCGGGCCCGGGCCGGGTCGGTGCCGGCGGAGATGGCCGACGGCCTCGACGGGTCGGTCGGCCCGCTCGTCGGGCTGGGCCACCACGTCCTGGACGGAGGGTCGATCTGATGCCGGCCGGCCGCACCCGCACCGACCGCCCCTACGAGCGGCGCCGGCCCCGTCCGATCCTGGTGACCACCGCGTTGCTGGCCGTGCTGGCCGTCGCGACGTGGGCGGTCGTGCTCGGCACCGCCTCGGACGGCTCGGCGTCGACGAACTGCCCGGCCCCGTCGTCGGGGGCCCTGGCCGGAACCGAGATCGACCGGGCCGAGCTGGCCTCGGTCGCCCCGGCCGCCCCGGACGACGTCCGCTTCCACGTCCTCAACGCCGGCGGTCAGCGCGGGCAGGCGAACCTGGTGTCCGCCGAGCTCAAGGACCTGCAGTTCGGCGAGGCCGGGACGCCGGGCAACGACCCCACGTTCCCGCAGGGCGACCTGGACTGCATCGGGCAGATGCGGTTCGGCCCGGAGGGTGCGGCGTCCGCGTCGACGCTCGCGCTGGCGCTGCCCTGCGTCGAGCTGATCCGCGACGACCGTCAGGGGGCGGTGGTCGACGTCGTGGTCGGGTCGGCGTTCACCGACGTCGCACCGGGCCGTGCGGCCCGCGACGTGCTGGACCAGCTGTCCGCGCCGGGTACCGAGGGCGGTCCACGGGCCGACCCGGGCCTGCTGGCCCAGGCCCGCGCGGCGACCTGCTGAGCGGAGCGCCCCGGCGGCTCAGACGGTGTCGGCGCCGCTGCGGCGGGCCAGTTCCGCGAGGGCGGCGGCGACTCCGGGCGCGGCGGCGAGCGTGACGTCGGCGCCCAGGGCGTCGCCGTCGTCGAGGCCGTGGACGCCCGGGCTGCCCGAGACGTGCACCACGGCACCGGCCTCGGTCGCGATGAGCGCACCGGCCGCCCAGTCCCACCAGTTGCAGCCGTGCTCGAGGTAGCCGTCGAGCCAGCCGGCCGCGACCGCGCACAGGTCCAGCGACGCCGCGCCGGCCCGGCGGACGTCGCGGACCTCGGGGAGCATCGCCGCGACCATCCTGGCCTGCCGGGCGCGCCGCTCGGCGCGGTAGGCGAACCCGGTGCCGACCAGCGACTGGCCGAGCTCGGTGGTCGCCGCGGCGCGCAGCGGACGCCCGTCGAGGGTCGCGCCGAGACCGCGCCCGGCCGACCAGAGCCGGCCGGAGGCGGGCTCGGACACCGCACCGGCCACGCCCTCCCCGTCGACGACGGCGGCGATCGAGATCCCGTACCAGGGCAGGCCGTAGAGGTAGTTGACGGTGCCGTCGATCGGGTCGACCACCCAGCGTGCGACGACGGGGTCGCCGGCGCCCTCCTCGCCGTACACCGGCTCACCGGGGCGCAGCTGCGCGAGCCGGTCGCGGACGAACCGCTCCACCGAGGCGTCGGAGGCGGTGACGACGTCGGTCGGCGAGGACTTCGTCGTGACGCCGTCGTCGTGCGGCGCGGGCAGGCCGCGCAGGTGCTCCGCGGCCTCGGCCGCGACCTGCTCGGCGACGGCGCGCAGGGTGGCGGGATCGCTGCTCTCGTGCGGGCTCACCACCCCATCCGACCACGTGCGGAGCCGCCGGGACGCGCGGGGCGGCGTGAGGTGCGTCCCCTCGGCCGGTACGCAGTTACAATGGAACGCGTACCCCGTCTCCGGGACGCGCGGCGACCACCATCGACGCCGGCGACCGAGACGGTGGCAGGACAGGACATCCCGGCCGTCGTGGCCTCGTCTCCCCCGACGAGCGCGCCGCGACCGGGCCGCGTAACGACTCCAGCGCACGTAGCGAGAGGGCCCAAGTGGCAGCCGCAGACTCCGCAGCACGCAGCGACTCGACCGTCGAACCGACGTCGGGTACCGCATCCCGCAGCCGCCGTACTTCCGGCACCACGAGCACCGCGTCGGCGACGACCGGCACGGTGAAGAAGCCGGCCGCACGCACCCGCAAGCCCGCCGCGGCGGGTGGCACGGCGACCAAGGCCGCGCCGAAGACCGGCCCGCGCAAGCCCGCCACGAAGAAGGCCTCCACCACGAAGGCCGACGGCGACGAGCCGGACGCCGACGGCGAGGAGGTCGTCCTCGAGGACGGCGAGATCGACGCCTCGGACGTCGAGGCCGACATCGAGGCGGCGGCGAAGGAGGAGACCGCCGACGACGACGATGACGACGACTCCGAGGACGAGACCAACACCGGCAAGAACCGGGTGGCGCCGACCACCCGGGCGTCGCAGCAGAAGTCGGCCGACTTCGTCTGGGACGAGGAGGAGTCCGAGGCCCTGCGCCAGGCGCGCAAGGACGCCGAGCTCACCGCCTCGGCCGACTCGGTCCGCGCGTACCTGAAGCAGATCGGCAAGGTCGCGCTCCTCAACGCCGAGGAGGAGGTCGAGCTCGCGAAGCGCATCGAGGCCGGCCTCTACGGCGCCGAGCGCATCCGCAAGGTCTTCGAGTCGAACGAGAAGCTGTCCCCCCAGATGCGGCGCGACCTGCGCTGGATCGTGCGGGACGGCGAGCGCGCCAAGAACCACCTGCTCGAGGCGAACCTCCGGCTCGTGGTCTCGCTGGCCAAGCGCTACACCGGCCGCGGCATGGCGTTCCTGGACCTGATCCAGGAGGGCAACCTCGGCCTCATCCGTGCGGTCGAGAAGTTCGACTACACCAAGGGCTACAAGTTCTCGACCTACGCGACGTGGTGGATCCGGCAGGCCATCACCCGCGCGATGGCCGACCAGGCCCGCACCATCCGCATCCCGGTGCACATGGTGGAGGTCATCAACAAGCTCGGCCGCATACAGCGTGAGCTGCTCCAGGATCTCGGGCGCGAGCCCACTCCCGAGGAGCTCGCCAAGGAGATGGACATCACCCCGGAGAAGGTGCTGGAGATCCAGCAGTACGCCCGGGAACCCATCTCCCTGGACCAGACCATCGGCGACGAGGGCGACTCGCAGCTCGGTGACTTCATCGAGGACTCCGAGGCGGTCGTCGCGGTCGACGCGGTGAGCTTCACCCTCCTGCAGGACCAGCTGCAGTCGGTGCTGGCGACACTGTCCGAGCGCGAGGCGGGCGTCGTCCGGCTGCGCTTCGGTCTCACCGACGGCCAGCCGCGCACCCTCGACGAGATCGGCCAGGTCTACGGCGTGACCCGCGAACGGATCCGCCAGATCGAGTCGAAGACGATGTCGAAGCTGCGGCACCCGTCGCGGTCCCAGGTGCTGCGCGACTACCTGGACTGAGAGCACCACCGTTCCACGACGAGGGCCCCGCCGGAGCAGCCGCATCCGGCGGGGCCCTCGTCATCCGGTCAGAACAGGGTCGGGGTGGGGGCCACGGCGTCGTCGAGGAACGCGCTGATCGCCGGTACGAGGGTCGCCGTCTCCCCCACCAGCCCGATGTGCGACGTCGCGGGGAGCACCACCAGGCGTGCCCGGGGGACCTCCTGCAGCATCCCGGTCGCGGCGGCGCGTTCGTTGCCGCCGCCGAGCAGCCGGAACATCTTCACCGCGTGCTCGGGTCGCACGCCGTCGGCGTCCCCGACGATCACCATGGAGCGGGCGGTGATGCCGCGCATCCGGGCGTCGTCGATCTGCTGGTCCTCGGCGTTGAGCACCTTCACCTTCTCCACCCACGCCGCGAACGCGGCAGGGTCCGGCGTGTGCTCCAGGAACGCCGTCTCGACGGGCGTGCCGGACAGCACCGTCACGTCCATCCCCGTGACGGCGGAGTGCACGGCGGGGTACCAGCCGTCGCGGCGGAACGTCGCGGCCATCACGACGAGCTTGCCGACGAGGTCCGGGTGCCGGAGCGCGAGCTGCAGCGCCACGCCGCCGCCCTGGGAGTAGCCCAGCACGTCCGCCCGGTCGACACCCAGGCCGCGGAGCAGTGCCGCGGCGTCGTCGGCGAACTGCTCGTAGGACAGCGCACGGGGCGTGTCCGGGGTCCGGCCCTGGCCCTGCATGTCGGCGACGACGACGGTGCGGTCGGCGGCGAACCCGGCCACCCACGCCGCCATCGAGCCGGTGGCCATGAACGCGCCCGGCAGCAGGAGCAGCGGGGGCGAGGTCCCGAGCTCGCCGTACACCTCGTGGTACAGATCCAGGCCGTTGACCGGCAGGTGTCCGGCCGAGGACGGCGACAGGGCGGGTGCTGGTTCGGTCATGGTGTCTCCCGCGGTGCGACGATGGGATCGGTCCCCCTACCGACCGCGTCGCGGCACCGGACTCATCGCCCCCGGCGACGTCGTCCGGTGCGACGCCCCGGACCGGCACCGGTGGTCCGACCGCGGGACCCGGGTCCCCGGCGCGGCGGCCGGCCGCGCCGACACCGGGCCCACCGGACTCACCGGGCCGCAGGGCGACCCGGCGCCGGGCCGGTGAGCGGGCCGTCAGCCGGTCTTGGACAGCTGCCCGCGCAGCGCACCGGTCCGGTACTGCTCGGTGTGGACGTCGACGAACCAGGCGGCCGGGTTGGCCTCCAGGTCCGTGACCGCGAACCCGGTGCCGGTGTCGACGCCGCCGACGATCACACCGGTGGTGAACGGTCCCTGCAGGCAGCCCGTGCTGGTCATCGGGCCACCGGGCGGTCCCTGCGGGTCCGGGAAGGCCATCCGCGGGTTGCCGGACTCGTTCGGCCGCCCCTCCTGCAGGTGCGTGGCGGTCCGTGCGGGGCTGCTGAACGGCGGGGTCACCCCGGTCACCTGGATGTCGTAGCAGACGATGTTCTGCTGGCTGTTCAGGCGGAGGGTGAAGGTGCCGGTCGCGCCCTGCTGGCCGGGTACCGGTGCGCCGTCGTCGGCGCGGACCGCGTCCGGGGTGAGGGTCGCGGTGAGCGTGCTGGTGAACGTGGGCGGCTCCGGGACGGGTGCGTCCTCGGCCAGCGCGGGTGACGCGGTGAGCGCCAGTCCCGCCACCGCGCAGAGCGCGCCCCCGACCCACCTGATCGACCGCAGTCCCATCGGTTCCCCCTCGTGCTCGCGTGTCGCCGAAGGGCAAGCATGCGGACACCACCGGCCCGTCCGCGCCCCTTCGGGGTGTTGTCGACCGCTTCGGGTGGGGCACGGGCTGATCCGGTTTCGACCGGGCGATCCGGGGCACGGCCCGGAAAACCGCGCGATTCCGTCGGGGGTCACGGTTACCGTCGATCACCGATCGCGCCGGAGATCCCGGAGCGCGGTCTCGTCGGGGGTGTCGAGGGTGCGCGCGCTGTCATGGCGTCGGCTGGGTGGACCGGTGTCGTTCGTGTCCGTGGGCGCCGCGGTGGTGGCCGCGGTCGCGGAGGCGACGGCGGCGACCGTGGTCGGGGCGGTGGTGAGCGGGCCGACGGCCACCCTGATCGCCGTGCTGGCCGCACTGCTGCTGGGCGCCGCGCTGCTGGACACCCTGGGCCGGGTCCTGTTCTCCGGGGTGGTCGGGCGCGCGGAGGGCAGGTTGCGTGCGGACCTCGTGGGGTCCGCGCTGGCGCAGCCGCTGCCCGCACTGGAGGACCAGGCGGTCGGGGAGCTCCTCGACCGGGTCGACGACGACTGTCGCCAGCTCGCCCAGCTCATCCGGCGGATCGGCTGGGAGACCGGCCGGTCGCTGCTGCGCTCGGTCGTCGCATGGATCGTCGCCGGGCTGGTGTTCTGGCCGGCGTTCGTCGTGTTCCCGCTGGTCGCCGCCGGAATCGTGCTGGTGGCGCGGCCGTTGACACCGCAGATCGCGCGGGCCAAGGTCGCCGAGGAGACGGCCTGGTCGGACCACGCGGCGCAGCTGGAGGAGTCGGTCGCCGGCCAGGACGACGTGCGCACCTCGCTGGGCCAGCCGCACGTGGTCGCCGGGTTCGCCCGCCGGGCCGCGACGGTCGTCGCGCGCACCCACGAGGTGTCCCGGATCGCGACCCGGCTCGGTCTGCGGACGGGCACCGTCGCGCACGCGCTGCTCGGGGCGCTCGCGCTCGGCGGGGTGTGGCTGGTCGCCGGGGACCCGGGCGGCATCGCCGCACTGGTCACGTTGTGGCTCCTGGTCACCGCGTTCGTCGGCCAGGTCGACGCCATCGTCGACCGGATGCCCGACATCCAGGCCGGTCTGGGCGCGCTCACCCGGGTGTCGTCGCTGCTGGAGACCGAGCGGGAGTCCGAGGGCGGCCGTCCCCTGACACCGGGTCCGGCGTCGGTGGAGCTGCGCGGGCTGACCGCCGGGTACGACGACGGGTTCCGCCTGGGCGGGATCGACCTGACCGTCCCGGCGGGGACGACGTGTGCGCTGCTCGGCCGTACCGGCTCGGGGAAGTCGACGGTCACCAAGGTGCTCTCGCGCGCCGTGGAGCCGCCGCGCGGGCAGGTGCTCCTGGCCGGGGTCGACGTGCGCGACCTGGACCTGGAGGGGCTGCGCCGCCGGGTCGGTGTGGTCACCCAGCGCACCGAGATCCTGGCCGCGACCCTCGCGGAGAACATCACGCTGTTCGACCCGGCGGTCCCGCGCTCGGCGGTCGAGGCCGCGACCGCCGCGCTGGGGCTCGACGAGTGGGTCGACGCCCTGCCCGACGGCCTGGACACCCGTCTCGGCACCGGCGGGATCGCGCTGTCCTCCGGTGAGGAACAGCTGGTGGCGTTCGCCCGGCTGCTGGTGCGCGACGTCGCCGTCGTCGTGCTGGACGAGGCCACCGCGCGGATGGACCCGCGCACCGAGGAGCGGGTGACCCGCGCGTCGCGGGCGCTGCTCGCGGGCCGCACCGGGATCGTCGTGGCGCACCGGTTGTCGACGATCCGCCGTGCCGACGCCGTCGCGGTGCTGTCCGACGGCCGTCTGGTCCAGCACGGCGCGCGGGAGCAGCTGGCCGCCGAGCCGGGCCGCTACGCCGACCTGCTCGCCGCGGACCGGTCCCTGCCCGGGACCGCGGGCGCCACAGCGACGGCCCCGGCGGGCGCGGAGCGGCACGGCGGTGCCGTCACCGACCCGGGGTCGCCGCTGCTGCACCGGGCCGCCCGTCGTGCGGTGCCGGCCCCGGACCCGGTGCCCGCTCCCCCGCTGTGGCGGGTCGTGCTGCGGCTGGCGCTCGCCCACCCGCGGTGGGGTCTGACCGGCGGGGCGATGTTCACCCTCGCCACCCTGGGCTCGGCCACCGGTGTGCTGACCGGCTGGCTGTGGGGCCTCGTCGTCGCGGGGCTGGAGGGCGGCCGCACACCGTGGGGGCCCGCCGTCGCGCTGACGGTGGTGCTGATGCTGTTCCCGGTGTGGATCGCCGTCGCGTTCCGCACCTACCCGCGCTGGTGGTCCGCGGCGACGCTGCGGCTGCGGCTGGGGGTGCTGCGCGGGCAGACCATGCAGCGGCGCGGCCCGCGCTCCCCCGCGGGCGAGGTCGTGGCGCGCGCGTTGGACTCGGACCGGATGATCCTCTACGTGGACCGCTGGGTCGACGTCACCAACTCGGTGATCGTCGTCGTGGTGGCCGGGCTGGTGGCGGCCGACGTGCGCGCGGCCGCCGTCATCGGCGGGTTCCTGCTGGTCTGCGCGGGGGTCGCGGCGATCGGGGCGCCGTTCGCGGGGCGCTCCGGGCGGATCGCGGCCGACGCCAGGGCCCGGTTCGGCACGGTGCTGGGCTCGGTCCTGGAGTCGGTGCGCACGGTGAAGCTCGCCGCCGCGACCGGTGCGCTGCGGGCCCACCTCGCCGACGTCGACGGCGACCGGGTGCGGGCCACGGTCCGGGAGTACCGGGTGCGCACCCTGCTCGACGGTGTCCCCGGGGTGCTGCTGCAGGGCGCGGTGGTGCTCACCTGGTCGCTGTACCTGGTCGGGACCTGGCCGCTGGCGACGGCGCTGCTGGTGTCGACCACGCTGAACGGGGCCGGGTTCCTCGGGCAGGTGTGCGCGGCCGCGGTCACCGAGGCCCCGATCGCGCGGCGCTGGCTGCGTGCCGTCGCCCCGTTCGCGGGCCCCGCGGACCTGACCCGGCAGCCGCCGGGCGTCGACCTGGTCACCGGCGCCGCGCCGGCACCGGCGCCGGTGGAGCGCGAGCCGCTGCAGCGGCTGAGCCTGGAGAAGGTCGCCGCCGTGCACGACGACGGCACCGTCGGCGTCGAGGGTGTGGACCTCGACATCGACGCGGGCTCGCTGGTGCTGGTCACCGGCCAGGTCGGATCGGGCAAGTCCAGCCTGCTCGCCGGTCTGGCCGGGCTGGTCGGGCACGAGGGCGTCATCCGGTGGAACGGGCGCGCGGTCTCCGACCCGCAGACCTTCCTGCGTCCCGGGCAGGTCGCCTACGTCGGGCAGGTCCCCCGGGTGCTGTCGGGCACCTTCGGTGACAACATCGCCCTCGGGCACGACCGCCCGGTGCAGGACGCCGTCGGCGACGCCCGCCTCGACCGGGACGTCGCCGCGGCGGGCGGGCCGGACGCCGTCGTCGGGCACCGGGGCATCCGGCTGTCCGGCGGACAGGTGCAGCGGGTGGCGATGGCCAGGGCGCTGGCGACCGGCGCCGAGCTCATCGTCGCCGACGACGTGTCGTCCGCGCTGGACGTCCGCACCGAGATCGAGCTGTGGGCGGCGCTGCGCCGGCGCGGCAGCACCGTGGTCGGCGCGAGCACGAAGCGGGCGGCGCTGGCCCGGGCGGACCGGGTCGTCGTGCTGGACCGCGGGCGGGTCGCCGACGAGGGCCCCTGGGACGAGCTGGCCGCACGCTGGTCGCACCTGGCGGGCTGAGCCGGGTCACCCGGCCGCGGCGGGCGTCGCCGCGGCCGGTGACCGCTCAGGCCGAGCGCAGGTGCTGCTCGGTCGCGGGCGACGGAGCCGGCCAGCCGATGCTCGGGTCGTGGCCGCGGAAGTTCGACAGCCACCAGCCCCAGTCCTCGGGGACCAGCGAGAACGGGTCACCGTGGCCGAGCTCGCGGGCCGCCCACACCGGCCAGTGCGCGTTGGCCAGGGCCGGGCGGCCCAGCATCACCAGGTCGAGCTTCTCCTCCCGGATCGCGCGGTCGGCATTGGCCGGGATGCCGAGGTTCCAGCTCACCGTGACCGGGATGCCGATCTCCCGGCGAACCCGGGCGCCACGTTCGACCCAGGCCGAGACGTGCGGGAAGTGCGGGTCGCGCATGTCGTCGGTGTTGCCGCCCATCGACAGGTCGGCCATGTCGGCGCCGTGCTCCTTGAGCCACCCGACGACCTCGATCGAGTCCTCCCACTGCACGCCGTCGGGGTGGTAGTCGTCGGCTCCGAGGCGGAAGGTCAGCGGGTACTCCTCCGGCCAGACCTCGCGGACGGCGTCCATCGCCTCCAGCAGGAACCGGGCCCGGTTGGCCTTGCTGCCGCCGTAGGCGTCGGTGCGCCGGTTGGCCAGCGGCGAGTAGAAGCTGGCGCCGAGGTAGCCGTGCGCGAAGTGCATCTCCAGCCACCGGTAGCCGGCGTCGAGAGCGCGCCGGGCGGCGTCGGCGTACTGCCGGTGCACCGCCGCGATCTCCTCGACGGTGAGGGCGTGCACCGGGTACGGGCGCTTGCCGAAGCCATAGGGCACGTCCGACGGTCCGACCACCTGCCAGCCTTCGGGGTGGTCGGGCGGCAGCTGGCGGCCGAGCTCGTTCGCCACCCACGGCTTGAGCTCGCTGCCGTTGCGCCCGGTGTGGCCGAGCTGGATCGCCGGCACCGCGCCCATGTCACTGATCATCGCGGTGACCCGGCC is a window from the Pseudonocardia sp. HH130629-09 genome containing:
- a CDS encoding NADH:flavin oxidoreductase/NADH oxidase, which produces MPDLFSPYTLKGVTLRNRIAMSPMTMYRSVDGKMNDFHLMYLGARAAGGFGLIFPEQVAIAPEGRTTPHCAGIYDDDQIEGHGRVTAMISDMGAVPAIQLGHTGRNGSELKPWVANELGRQLPPDHPEGWQVVGPSDVPYGFGKRPYPVHALTVEEIAAVHRQYADAARRALDAGYRWLEMHFAHGYLGASFYSPLANRRTDAYGGSKANRARFLLEAMDAVREVWPEEYPLTFRLGADDYHPDGVQWEDSIEVVGWLKEHGADMADLSMGGNTDDMRDPHFPHVSAWVERGARVRREIGIPVTVSWNLGIPANADRAIREEKLDLVMLGRPALANAHWPVWAARELGHGDPFSLVPEDWGWWLSNFRGHDPSIGWPAPSPATEQHLRSA
- a CDS encoding inositol monophosphatase family protein is translated as MSPHESSDPATLRAVAEQVAAEAAEHLRGLPAPHDDGVTTKSSPTDVVTASDASVERFVRDRLAQLRPGEPVYGEEGAGDPVVARWVVDPIDGTVNYLYGLPWYGISIAAVVDGEGVAGAVSEPASGRLWSAGRGLGATLDGRPLRAAATTELGQSLVGTGFAYRAERRARQARMVAAMLPEVRDVRRAGAASLDLCAVAAGWLDGYLEHGCNWWDWAAGALIATEAGAVVHVSGSPGVHGLDDGDALGADVTLAAAPGVAAALAELARRSGADTV
- a CDS encoding RNA polymerase sigma factor translates to MAAADSAARSDSTVEPTSGTASRSRRTSGTTSTASATTGTVKKPAARTRKPAAAGGTATKAAPKTGPRKPATKKASTTKADGDEPDADGEEVVLEDGEIDASDVEADIEAAAKEETADDDDDDDSEDETNTGKNRVAPTTRASQQKSADFVWDEEESEALRQARKDAELTASADSVRAYLKQIGKVALLNAEEEVELAKRIEAGLYGAERIRKVFESNEKLSPQMRRDLRWIVRDGERAKNHLLEANLRLVVSLAKRYTGRGMAFLDLIQEGNLGLIRAVEKFDYTKGYKFSTYATWWIRQAITRAMADQARTIRIPVHMVEVINKLGRIQRELLQDLGREPTPEELAKEMDITPEKVLEIQQYAREPISLDQTIGDEGDSQLGDFIEDSEAVVAVDAVSFTLLQDQLQSVLATLSEREAGVVRLRFGLTDGQPRTLDEIGQVYGVTRERIRQIESKTMSKLRHPSRSQVLRDYLD
- a CDS encoding alpha/beta fold hydrolase — translated: MTEPAPALSPSSAGHLPVNGLDLYHEVYGELGTSPPLLLLPGAFMATGSMAAWVAGFAADRTVVVADMQGQGRTPDTPRALSYEQFADDAAALLRGLGVDRADVLGYSQGGGVALQLALRHPDLVGKLVVMAATFRRDGWYPAVHSAVTGMDVTVLSGTPVETAFLEHTPDPAAFAAWVEKVKVLNAEDQQIDDARMRGITARSMVIVGDADGVRPEHAVKMFRLLGGGNERAAATGMLQEVPRARLVVLPATSHIGLVGETATLVPAISAFLDDAVAPTPTLF
- a CDS encoding phosphotransferase family protein; this encodes MTTSARTPTPGADPATVGAWLSTALRDERWREARLTPIGAGRSNLTYRVSSPAGAVVLRRPPVGAVAATAHDMGREQRVISALGPSAVPVPAVLAADDGDVLGAPCFVMELVDGVVPLDGLPEDWAATEQQRRAAGEELVDVLAALHAVDPAAAGLGDFGRPEGFMERQIRRWGTQWAAARDGDDPVPVDAEVESELTRLSDRLAADVPAAQRHTVVHGDYRLDNCVFDAGDPGRIRAVLDWEMSTLGDPLADLGLLLVYWKQDGDATVWSSAQPLASPTGLPGFPTRRELVEGYTARTGLDAGPLPWYVGFGAFKLAVVLAGILARARAGSVPAEMADGLDGSVGPLVGLGHHVLDGGSI
- a CDS encoding CHRD domain-containing protein, giving the protein MGLRSIRWVGGALCAVAGLALTASPALAEDAPVPEPPTFTSTLTATLTPDAVRADDGAPVPGQQGATGTFTLRLNSQQNIVCYDIQVTGVTPPFSSPARTATHLQEGRPNESGNPRMAFPDPQGPPGGPMTSTGCLQGPFTTGVIVGGVDTGTGFAVTDLEANPAAWFVDVHTEQYRTGALRGQLSKTG
- a CDS encoding ABC transporter ATP-binding protein translates to MSFVSVGAAVVAAVAEATAATVVGAVVSGPTATLIAVLAALLLGAALLDTLGRVLFSGVVGRAEGRLRADLVGSALAQPLPALEDQAVGELLDRVDDDCRQLAQLIRRIGWETGRSLLRSVVAWIVAGLVFWPAFVVFPLVAAGIVLVARPLTPQIARAKVAEETAWSDHAAQLEESVAGQDDVRTSLGQPHVVAGFARRAATVVARTHEVSRIATRLGLRTGTVAHALLGALALGGVWLVAGDPGGIAALVTLWLLVTAFVGQVDAIVDRMPDIQAGLGALTRVSSLLETERESEGGRPLTPGPASVELRGLTAGYDDGFRLGGIDLTVPAGTTCALLGRTGSGKSTVTKVLSRAVEPPRGQVLLAGVDVRDLDLEGLRRRVGVVTQRTEILAATLAENITLFDPAVPRSAVEAATAALGLDEWVDALPDGLDTRLGTGGIALSSGEEQLVAFARLLVRDVAVVVLDEATARMDPRTEERVTRASRALLAGRTGIVVAHRLSTIRRADAVAVLSDGRLVQHGAREQLAAEPGRYADLLAADRSLPGTAGATATAPAGAERHGGAVTDPGSPLLHRAARRAVPAPDPVPAPPLWRVVLRLALAHPRWGLTGGAMFTLATLGSATGVLTGWLWGLVVAGLEGGRTPWGPAVALTVVLMLFPVWIAVAFRTYPRWWSAATLRLRLGVLRGQTMQRRGPRSPAGEVVARALDSDRMILYVDRWVDVTNSVIVVVVAGLVAADVRAAAVIGGFLLVCAGVAAIGAPFAGRSGRIAADARARFGTVLGSVLESVRTVKLAAATGALRAHLADVDGDRVRATVREYRVRTLLDGVPGVLLQGAVVLTWSLYLVGTWPLATALLVSTTLNGAGFLGQVCAAAVTEAPIARRWLRAVAPFAGPADLTRQPPGVDLVTGAAPAPAPVEREPLQRLSLEKVAAVHDDGTVGVEGVDLDIDAGSLVLVTGQVGSGKSSLLAGLAGLVGHEGVIRWNGRAVSDPQTFLRPGQVAYVGQVPRVLSGTFGDNIALGHDRPVQDAVGDARLDRDVAAAGGPDAVVGHRGIRLSGGQVQRVAMARALATGAELIVADDVSSALDVRTEIELWAALRRRGSTVVGASTKRAALARADRVVVLDRGRVADEGPWDELAARWSHLAG
- the cei gene encoding envelope integrity protein Cei, which encodes MPAGRTRTDRPYERRRPRPILVTTALLAVLAVATWAVVLGTASDGSASTNCPAPSSGALAGTEIDRAELASVAPAAPDDVRFHVLNAGGQRGQANLVSAELKDLQFGEAGTPGNDPTFPQGDLDCIGQMRFGPEGAASASTLALALPCVELIRDDRQGAVVDVVVGSAFTDVAPGRAARDVLDQLSAPGTEGGPRADPGLLAQARAATC